In Sphingobacterium zeae, one genomic interval encodes:
- the bla gene encoding class A beta-lactamase, subclass A2 has product MHTSYLHLLTSKKNIKCYFFIAIFLLCTNLNQLFAQKTTALLKEKIERIISTKDMRVGVSILANDGQDSISINAEEHYPLQSVFKLHIALAVLSEVDKGKLSLNKKIKVTERELLPDFWSPLRDEHPKGGDFTIKKLIQYSVSQSDNVACDVLIRLLGKPKTVEDYFKKNHIIDNFEINYTEEDMQSKWENMFQNWTTANAASELLMKFYANGNNLLSQHSYDFVWKTLRETNTGEDRLKGALPKGTVVAHKTGYSGKNSEGITAAFNDIGIVFLPNGKYFIISVFVADSKESNEVNAQMISAISKATWDFYLEK; this is encoded by the coding sequence ATGCATACTTCGTATCTACACCTTTTAACATCTAAAAAGAATATTAAGTGTTATTTTTTTATAGCTATTTTTCTTTTATGTACTAATTTGAATCAGCTTTTTGCGCAGAAAACAACTGCTCTATTAAAAGAGAAAATTGAACGAATAATTTCAACGAAGGATATGAGGGTAGGAGTTTCAATTTTAGCAAATGATGGTCAGGATAGCATTTCAATAAACGCTGAAGAGCATTATCCTTTACAAAGTGTTTTTAAACTGCATATTGCTCTCGCAGTGCTCTCAGAAGTAGACAAAGGTAAGTTGTCATTAAACAAAAAGATAAAAGTTACTGAAAGGGAACTTCTCCCTGACTTTTGGAGCCCGCTTAGAGACGAACATCCAAAAGGGGGTGATTTTACGATTAAGAAACTAATCCAATATTCTGTTTCTCAAAGTGATAATGTGGCTTGTGATGTGCTAATTCGCTTGTTAGGCAAACCGAAGACAGTGGAGGACTATTTCAAGAAAAACCATATTATTGATAATTTTGAAATTAACTATACCGAAGAGGATATGCAGTCTAAATGGGAAAATATGTTTCAAAATTGGACAACAGCTAACGCTGCAAGTGAGCTTTTGATGAAATTCTATGCCAATGGAAACAATCTACTATCCCAGCATAGTTATGATTTTGTTTGGAAAACTCTGAGAGAAACAAATACTGGTGAAGACAGGCTAAAGGGAGCTTTACCAAAAGGAACGGTAGTAGCACACAAGACAGGATATTCTGGCAAAAACAGCGAAGGAATTACGGCCGCTTTTAATGATATCGGTATAGTGTTTCTCCCTAATGGTAAGTATTTTATTATCAGTGTTTTTGTGGCGGATTCTAAAGAGAGCAATGAAGTTAATGCACAAATGATTTCAGCTATATCAAAGGCGACTTGGGATTTCTATTTGGAGAAATAA
- a CDS encoding ArnT family glycosyltransferase: protein MDKSTKIIIFIFCLFKLTLHIIADIHSGFQGDELLHIATGNHLAFGYMEFPPVIAVLAFFQNLFHVQSIFVHHIFSHLAMLLIVIYLGKIVFELGGGSVATAITLSCLLISPGLGGSQQSFQPVVFSQFFWLISFYQLVRFVKYKDRRYLWYLTVFISVAFLTKYDALFFLVGSLGLLLFRNIRKALIAAKYWQFIVVSLLILLPNMVWQYVHDFPALHMFDRLYLTQLDDLTFTEVVSGLFLDINPITSIMLLPTFIFILGGQKMKHHYRPLATSILFSVLFLAYSKGKAYYFFPIVLTLLPFVGVFFERIIMPQRRWLLYPLGFILLLGTMLIPFGLPIYSYAHYIDTIHKYLPKNVKNGKEVLPMQEYITKQKWESTMQELRSVYDSLPANEQSNCLIWGKHYSQAGAIELMKSTYRLPNAFCYHGSFYSWAPFGQMPKTVIAICYNDTSEDFFYPFFEEIIPVKKLYSPYASNEGWVLQTIYICKKPKQNFDKLKDLFATRIFE from the coding sequence ATGGATAAAAGCACAAAAATTATTATCTTTATTTTCTGTCTCTTCAAACTGACACTTCATATCATTGCGGATATACATTCAGGATTTCAGGGAGATGAGCTACTGCATATAGCAACCGGAAACCATCTCGCATTTGGTTACATGGAATTTCCTCCAGTTATAGCGGTTTTGGCATTTTTCCAAAACTTATTTCACGTCCAATCGATCTTTGTTCATCATATTTTTTCGCATTTGGCTATGCTTCTCATCGTGATTTATCTCGGTAAAATAGTTTTCGAACTTGGAGGGGGGAGCGTGGCGACTGCTATAACCTTATCGTGCTTATTGATATCACCTGGCCTTGGTGGATCACAGCAATCTTTTCAGCCGGTTGTATTTAGCCAATTTTTTTGGTTGATTTCATTTTATCAGTTGGTAAGGTTCGTAAAATATAAAGACAGAAGATATCTTTGGTATTTAACGGTGTTTATTTCTGTTGCCTTTCTAACAAAATATGATGCGCTATTTTTTTTAGTTGGCAGTTTGGGACTGCTATTATTTAGGAATATTCGAAAAGCTTTAATCGCAGCTAAATACTGGCAATTTATTGTCGTTTCTCTTCTCATACTTTTACCAAATATGGTATGGCAATACGTACATGACTTTCCAGCTTTGCATATGTTTGATAGACTTTACCTGACGCAATTGGATGATCTTACTTTCACTGAAGTAGTATCTGGTCTCTTTTTAGATATCAACCCGATTACATCTATCATGCTACTTCCTACATTTATTTTCATTTTAGGAGGTCAAAAAATGAAACATCATTACCGGCCCTTAGCGACTTCAATTTTATTTTCTGTTCTATTTTTAGCGTATTCTAAAGGCAAAGCCTATTACTTTTTCCCGATTGTTCTAACATTATTGCCATTTGTGGGTGTTTTTTTTGAGCGTATCATTATGCCCCAAAGAAGGTGGTTGTTATATCCATTAGGTTTTATTTTATTATTAGGAACTATGTTGATTCCTTTTGGTCTACCCATTTATTCTTATGCCCACTATATAGATACTATTCACAAATACCTACCTAAAAACGTGAAAAATGGCAAGGAGGTTCTTCCTATGCAAGAATACATTACAAAGCAAAAGTGGGAAAGTACTATGCAGGAGTTACGATCCGTTTATGACAGTTTGCCTGCAAATGAACAGTCGAACTGTCTCATTTGGGGTAAACATTATTCTCAGGCTGGCGCTATCGAGCTGATGAAGAGTACATACAGGCTTCCGAATGCCTTTTGCTACCACGGTAGTTTCTACAGTTGGGCACCATTTGGACAAATGCCAAAAACTGTAATAGCCATTTGTTACAACGATACCAGCGAAGATTTTTTTTATCCTTTTTTTGAAGAAATCATTCCTGTGAAAAAGTTATATAGTCCATATGCCAGTAACGAAGGATGGGTGCTACAGACGATTTATATCTGCAAAAAGCCTAAACAAAACTTTGACAAATTGAAAGATCTTTTTGCAACGAGAATATTTGAATAA
- a CDS encoding OmpA family protein — MKSTILLLTSAWAVASCTQQVKDNTPPPTPQERTIEEAPTKIDTTTSFDLASIPYSESDIGVFPFFTPPKGYKEMNQPIKKDFDVCYFAINGVMKPFEGRLYKANITNEQGTQFSQRYFEKSMEDYLASIGAVKVFDGTITREEYDRYNKQDPHKGDEGDIGYVDEQIRVYVIRTKNQGNIFIQYTCNNAGAKLNILQENDFKQTIKKITADEITKDLSETGKSIVYITFDTDKSSITTSGIDLVIQIAEALKNDPSLKIAIEGHTDNIGDSAHNKKLSSDRAKAVMDALIAQKIDKSRLSAKGYGADRPLVANDSEDNRSKNRRVELVKIK; from the coding sequence ATGAAAAGCACAATACTTTTATTGACATCTGCATGGGCAGTTGCCTCATGCACCCAACAGGTAAAAGATAATACCCCGCCGCCAACTCCACAGGAAAGAACGATTGAAGAAGCGCCTACAAAAATTGACACAACAACAAGCTTTGATCTTGCAAGTATCCCGTACTCAGAGAGTGATATCGGCGTGTTCCCATTTTTTACTCCGCCAAAAGGTTACAAAGAGATGAACCAGCCCATTAAAAAAGACTTTGATGTTTGCTATTTTGCCATCAACGGAGTTATGAAACCATTCGAAGGTAGACTCTATAAAGCAAATATAACAAATGAGCAAGGTACTCAATTTTCACAACGCTATTTTGAAAAAAGCATGGAGGATTATTTAGCGTCTATCGGCGCTGTAAAAGTTTTTGATGGCACCATTACAAGGGAAGAGTATGATCGATACAATAAGCAGGATCCACACAAAGGTGATGAAGGTGACATCGGATATGTTGATGAACAAATCAGAGTTTATGTTATTAGAACCAAAAATCAAGGTAATATATTTATTCAATATACGTGCAACAATGCTGGAGCAAAACTTAATATTCTTCAAGAGAATGATTTCAAACAAACGATAAAAAAAATTACAGCAGATGAAATCACAAAAGATCTCTCTGAAACAGGTAAATCGATCGTTTATATCACATTCGATACGGATAAATCAAGTATTACCACGTCAGGAATCGATTTGGTCATTCAGATTGCCGAAGCGCTAAAAAATGATCCCTCATTAAAAATCGCAATCGAAGGGCACACGGACAATATTGGCGATAGCGCTCACAACAAAAAGCTTTCTAGTGATCGTGCAAAAGCTGTGATGGATGCACTCATTGCTCAGAAAATTGATAAATCCCGATTATCAGCTAAGGGCTACGGTGCAGACCGTCCTTTGGTCGCTAACGACTCAGAAGACAACAGGTCTAAAAACAGACGTGTGGAACTCGTCAAAATTAAATAA
- a CDS encoding L,D-transpeptidase: MLSNYKNIIQISLWGIFLISFVFTGCRDRNTKNQPAGKEVSKMKEQAENTDFTLAFLNALFYEEDFESSLKSQLQLSQRQIADLKVAASTAVEKLSEEDEPSSKSFKESINQATTQIVKILGNQKAAQFFHFITARYNDGENTLPIEPNHIPEDTRIIVNAPAFRMDVFQQGKLVKTYSIAIGYPEFPLPTGVRKATNIIFNPTWTPPDEPWVKGKVSPGEKVPAGSKLNPLGPIKIPIGMPSLIHGGKDVSKLGAFASHGCVGLTDGQVQDFTKFLSLVAGNPISAEAIANYEKKDTKTETVKLKQPVLVELRYETIVAQDGGLHIFRDVYERGTNTIENATRVLDKYNIKLEKLSEQERTSLMKGLEDMNQDARGNKIAGVDNPESSSTGDSAKERAADKESRKDKGQVTKKVVGQKEIVVRIAALKGKGYPLPVDINSGK, from the coding sequence ATGTTATCTAATTATAAAAACATCATCCAGATCTCTTTATGGGGCATATTTTTGATAAGCTTTGTTTTTACAGGTTGCCGGGACCGCAATACTAAAAATCAGCCGGCAGGGAAAGAAGTCTCTAAAATGAAGGAGCAGGCTGAGAATACAGATTTTACACTTGCGTTCCTTAATGCCCTCTTCTATGAGGAGGATTTTGAGTCCTCTTTAAAATCCCAATTGCAACTCAGTCAAAGGCAGATTGCTGATTTAAAGGTAGCAGCGAGTACAGCTGTGGAAAAACTTAGCGAGGAGGATGAACCTTCCAGTAAATCATTTAAAGAGTCTATAAACCAGGCCACGACTCAAATTGTAAAAATACTCGGTAATCAAAAGGCTGCCCAATTCTTTCATTTTATAACTGCACGTTATAATGATGGAGAAAATACGCTACCAATTGAGCCAAATCATATTCCTGAAGACACGCGTATTATTGTAAATGCACCAGCTTTTCGAATGGATGTATTTCAGCAGGGTAAGCTAGTTAAGACCTACAGTATTGCTATTGGATATCCCGAGTTCCCGTTGCCTACTGGTGTACGTAAAGCGACCAACATCATATTTAATCCTACATGGACACCTCCGGATGAGCCTTGGGTGAAAGGTAAGGTTAGTCCGGGCGAGAAAGTCCCTGCTGGAAGTAAACTAAACCCTCTTGGGCCCATTAAAATTCCCATTGGTATGCCGTCTTTGATTCATGGCGGAAAAGATGTATCCAAATTGGGAGCGTTTGCTTCTCATGGTTGTGTTGGTCTTACGGACGGTCAGGTGCAGGATTTTACAAAATTTTTGTCCTTAGTAGCAGGAAATCCGATTTCGGCAGAGGCAATCGCTAATTACGAAAAAAAGGATACAAAAACTGAAACTGTAAAATTAAAGCAACCTGTATTAGTAGAACTTCGATATGAAACCATTGTTGCTCAGGATGGAGGTTTGCATATCTTTCGGGATGTTTATGAGCGTGGTACAAATACCATTGAAAATGCGACCCGTGTTCTTGATAAATATAATATCAAGCTAGAGAAGCTCAGTGAGCAAGAGCGCACTAGCTTAATGAAAGGTTTGGAAGATATGAATCAGGATGCGCGTGGTAATAAAATTGCCGGCGTTGACAATCCGGAATCATCCTCAACAGGCGATAGTGCAAAAGAACGAGCCGCTGATAAAGAAAGCCGAAAAGACAAAGGCCAAGTAACGAAAAAGGTAGTTGGCCAGAAAGAAATCGTTGTTAGAATTGCAGCATTGAAAGGTAAAGGATATCCACTTCCTGTAGACATTAATTCAGGGAAATAA